Below is a window of Populus trichocarpa isolate Nisqually-1 chromosome 3, P.trichocarpa_v4.1, whole genome shotgun sequence DNA.
AACCTCAAAATATATCAAGGATCAAAGTCATCCGAGCTTGACTTTGTTCGATACCTGCGAGCAGGTTTATGGGAACTATTATTTCTGTCTACGATATTTCTTTCTGGTTCATTTTCCGCCACAGCACCAGCTTCAGACTCTTGGGATTCCCCAGCTGCAATGCTAATAGGGAAGTTTGGGGCATACGCATGGTGATCGTTATGATGTCCCTTATCCTGCTTAACCATGCTGTCACTAGTTACagcttttatttcatctgccTTTTTCTTTGGGATAAAGGTCACCGATTTTGGAAGATCAGATGAAGCTTCCTCCAGCTCTGATTCTGTGGATTTAGAATGTTTGACCAGCTTACTAAAGTCCATATAAGCTCGAGTATTGGATTTTTCATCAACTTCAGTGGATGGATCAAAACTGTAACGGGTATACTTTGAAGGATTCCTTAAATAATCTGGAACTCCAGGAGCATTCTGAACAGTGAAGGATCGATCTTCTGAAACCAAATCATTTGCTGAAGAGGTGTTGATGGAAATGTCTTGAATTTCTACCGATGCTTCTTCTTTATGTACAGTTCCACAACCAGGTTCAAACCTGACACGTTTGCATGACTTGAAATCTGAATTATACTGTTTCCTTTTCAATATAGACTTCAGTTGCCCACCACCACATTCGTTGGATGCCTTTGCCTGGCATTCTATAGCTTTATCACAATCATTGTGAGAATTTAGTGTTTGAGCTTCAACTTGATCTTCTTGCAGCCTAATTTCTGCTGCCAGGTGATTGGCACGTGAATCCCTATTAGCATGTAATGACTTGGAAATCACATTGTAATAGTTTAAATAAGACCCTTGATCAGTAACATCCTTCATATACATGCGCTCTCCAGCATTTTCTCTTCCCTCAGCCACTTTATCATACTCATCTTCCTCCTCCTGCATCAGTTGAAACCAGTAATATGTCAGCCTCCGTTAAAGGTCACAGCTAAGCAAGAAAGAAACCAAGTAGATCTAAGGAAAGACGGTGAAGTATAGGAATAAAATTAGTTCTAGTCTCTCTTCTTTTCACAATCCAACAATTCATAATCATCTAAATATAATAGATTCAGGAGTTTCAGACTTCCCAGTCTAGGAATTTGATACATAACCTAAGACTCCTACTAGGGGAAAGGCTTTCCATCCTTCTGGTTATCCTAGAGAGCTTTCTAGGGATTGTTTCATATGAAGATACTCTGACTTCTTCATTCACCTACACGGTATGTTTCACCTCGAAGCAGAATTGACAGTTTTATTAAAGCATCAGAAGTTCTTTTGTATTTCTTAGAATTGGAAgggataaaaaagaaggaaatattgAACAGACTAGAAAGTGTGTTCAGTGGGATTCCATTAATAGGGATCAtggttttcaaaatcaaaataaaaaatcagccTCTTAGCCTAATCCGAGCTCTCTTCACATGTGACAGAGTAATAACATAGTGTCCCTCGATCATCATTCGCCGCCCatgccaaagaagaagaaacaataaaCGCACACGCACACACGAAATAATGCTATGCAAAATAAGAATCTGACCAAAATTTTCAACCTAAAATTTATGCTCTACTAAAATGAATACATGAGCAATGCAATCTACTCGATCTAGTATCATGCCAAGCCTACAAATCCAAAGATATACTGTTTCCagttattgaaattttaatagcCAGAATTTTTGCATTGTCACATTTGTCTTCTCAAAACTTTCTAGGATGCCTAAACTAATTTGTTAATGGGAAGAAAATAAAGCAAGCAAATTCCGTAGCTCTGATGTCTAAGAAGAGCaaatcaagaaaattgataaCAAAAACACGACAGACTGAAGGGAAAATCTCTACCTCATTATCAAGAGTAGGGTCCAAACCAATCGAGGATCGAATCTCCCAATCCTCCAAACCATCTTCCGACCGGTTCAACTCTCCATCGTCTTCGTCATCATCAAGCTCATCCATGTCATCATCAAGCTCAAagttcttctttttcctccccTTTTTTAACTTGTCAAAAGACGCGGCGCAGGGTATTTCGTCTCTATCGAAGGATGCAGAGAGAGAAGAAGCGTCTCTCTTCCACTCTTTCCTCTCGATCGCATCGTCGGTGAGAGACCATAAACCTGATTGGAGAGACGAAGAAGGTTGTGGTTTAGACGAAGAAGGTTCTGGTTTAGACGAAGAAGAGGGCGTGAGAGAGCCGAAGATTTTATCAACTCGGTCTCTGAAACTGTTCTCCATTCTTTCTCCTCCCTGCAATCAACGACGGTGGCGGTAAATATTAAACTCCGACGAGTGAGGTTTTCgcgttatttttattttcggaTCGGTGGCGGTGGTTTAAACAAGGCAGGGAGGGGGTGATGGTGTAGACCTAGCACCGTCTTGTGGTAACTGTAGGAGTTCTGAATCGGTGCGTGTGCATGTTCAAATTCGGTTCAGAATCTTACCCGTTACCCGATAAAAGATCTAGGTTATTGGAGTGAACACAGTGGGTCAATTAACAGAACAATTAAAACGAAGATGACTTTTACGAAATGACagcgttttaattttttgtaattcttattttttatatatatgacttttccttttttttcttcaatcgtggtcaaaagttataaaattatagatttttaaaataactgtAAGATCATTTGTGAGtgatattagtttttaaatattaataaatactttGAAACCATGCTTTTGAATGAAAAGCCAtagaagattgaaaaaaaaagagagagtcaaAAGCAACAAGTGATTCTGAAACAAACATCATGAgctgtttattttttgtgttttataagtggttttgaaatttttattttattttatctttatttattattgaaatgatattgtgagttttttaaaaatattaccttTTCTCTAGCACCTTTAAAGAGAAGCCACGTAATCATTTCTCTTTATTCCTCTTTCGCTCTGTGAAAgtgatttgttttggatttttaagaatttaagaTTAGTGATCACTTTTGTCTAACTATTAaaactgtttatttttatatttttaaaatatttttaaataaaatttagaaatttttagtCAAGGAAATCTTATCTCTAGCACTCTCCACAAGAAGCCTTTGCATTACATTACAAATTACAATtccagtttttattttcttactctTTACTTGTTTCCTGGAGATGGTCAAATTAATACTAGCCATATtctgctctctctcttctcttctttctatttttgccGACAACCCCAAAACAATTTTCCTTATTTCCCTCACCTCTCTTCATCATGCAAAGAAAATCCAGCCAGCAACCCTAAAAAAACTCCAGCGACGTGACTTCTCTCTCTTACCAATGATGTTAATCACCGACCACGAACCCAGTTGTCCCCTTCGTCTCAGGCATTCGCCATCTCTCTTTCCCACACGAGCGCCGGTGCGGGAGGTTTTTTTTGGCTTAGGTTTTGGATTGTAGTTTTTTAGGTAACAAACctggtttttttaatgatttcagaACGCATTTAAGTCTTATTATTAGCTATGAATTTAGATGTAAATATTAATGGTTTATGTACCCTTGAATTTGTTCATGCCACAGTAGGGGAAAGAGATAAAATGGgctaagtttttcttttttagtttttagaccGATTCAGTTCATGCTTCGGGTTCCGGATTTTAActgggttaatttttaaaaaataaaatcaaaacaatattattttgataaaaaaaaccaaaaattaacaGATTACAACCGGAATTTTAACCGGGTTATCGGGTCATatcagattttttcttttcctgttttttttcaaCCCAACCTGGTTGTTATCCTGATCAACTAGTTGTactaattgtattttaaaattataataattattagaagatgatgatgcacgactctcttctttttttttcttttttgtctgcTCTCTGGGTATCTCCCCTCTaaggattttttatttgctcttcttgtctttatctcttttgttttgtttatatatatatatagtgatatgtatttataaaacaggatttttaaagtttcaaataacataaacttatttttcttaattaaaattttaaataaaaaggttaaataTATCATGATATCTTATTTGAACCGATATCAagggaaaacaaaaacacagtAAAGTCTCctctaattttttcataaattaacacATCACAcccttttttcaatttgttgggTTGGGTCGGGTTTTACAATTATGTGTGGTGGTTTGCATTTTGGGTCATGTACTTTGATTTTCTGGGTTTCTACGAGATCGTGGCCTAATATATTGGGCGTGAGTTTTGACTTTCTCTGTCCAGATTTTAAGAATTCTGTGAATTTAGGCTGGAGTGTAAAGGGATTGGATGTGTTCTATGTTTTCCAAAATATTACCGATCATGTTTGTTACATTGTTATTTgaagatattataattatatttattttaaattataaattgttatcATTTAATAACTAATCATTCCAAAATTTTGATAGTTACTGTAATATAGTTTAATTACAACTCAAAAGGTGCagtattatctttaaaaaaataaatactatttaCTTTGTAATTAACAAGTAAATAATTATGAACTGTTAAGTGGATTTATTTAATGTGACGTTAAAATGCTATATAATCTctttatgattttcttaattgctatgttttttattactttagaaaagaaaaaaaaaagtattttttaaattataaataaaatttattatgaacgCACTTATCAcacaataaacattatttttctgtGTCATAAACTTGATAGCACTAATTATAATGACTTTAAGTAACTACGTTaagtcccaaaaataatattttaattcctCTTCAATAAAAATGTCTAATATACAGGATGTTGTATTATATGATAATTATAATGGTtaccatttccttttttttgttattccgTGTTTGGTCCCTTTTTCCGagcccaaaaacaaaaacaaaaacagtaaggtttgcttttggtttttgttttgccgCTTAATTCCTCTGgggtttgaagaagaaaaaaagcgtctttttctaataatacagagagagaaagaaaatcatctaggtggtggtccagtgataagagtttgggaccaagaggtttgctttttctgtggtctcaggttcgagccctatggttgctcatatgatggccactggaggcttacatggtcgctaacttcaggacccgtgggattagttgaagtgcgcgcaagctggcccggacacccacgttaaactaaaaaaaaaaaaagagaaagaaagagaaaattaaagaatatgtAGATGCATTGATAAAACTAGCTGGATGGCTCTCGGGCGCTaggtcaattatttttacagTGTAAGGAGCGTGACATCAATGTTTTCAAGTAAGTAAGGAAAATATAAgataagaaaaatctaagattaagataataaaaaaaaactgcccATGCtgttagaagaaaaacaaactaaaaaataatataaaacaagtatttcatattcaatcaattaatttaatctaatttaaaaacaaaaatctttataaaaaaaaactaaattcaacagagatcaggaaaaaaaaatctaaggtaATCCgtgtttttttccaaaacaaacggaaaatctcataaaaagcagaaaaaaatgcaagaaaatgtttgaggatggaattgaaaaaaaaaacaaaaaaaacaactaaatccGAGTGAactttttagaatttgtttAATCTCTCAAACTCGTGACTCGTCAAATTTCATATCCGGATCCAACTAAGAAATTCAATATCTGatgaatttaatgttaaataataaaataaattaatttaattaaaaaatcccTTTTAAAAAAGCAAGATTTAACAAAGACGAGAAAAAAACCCGAGGTAATACTAgacaaatttaatgttgaaaagttgaaataaattaatttaatctagttaaaaaatttctttttaaaagctaGATCTAGCaaagactagaaaaaaaaacgaggaaACCTGTGTTTTTCTCAAAACGACTGAAAAGTCTCGTAGAAAGCgaaaaaaataat
It encodes the following:
- the LOC7481180 gene encoding uncharacterized protein LOC7481180, with product MENSFRDRVDKIFGSLTPSSSSKPEPSSSKPQPSSSLQSGLWSLTDDAIERKEWKRDASSLSASFDRDEIPCAASFDKLKKGRKKKNFELDDDMDELDDDEDDGELNRSEDGLEDWEIRSSIGLDPTLDNEEEEDEYDKVAEGRENAGERMYMKDVTDQGSYLNYYNVISKSLHANRDSRANHLAAEIRLQEDQVEAQTLNSHNDCDKAIECQAKASNECGGGQLKSILKRKQYNSDFKSCKRVRFEPGCGTVHKEEASVEIQDISINTSSANDLVSEDRSFTVQNAPGVPDYLRNPSKYTRYSFDPSTEVDEKSNTRAYMDFSKLVKHSKSTESELEEASSDLPKSVTFIPKKKADEIKAVTSDSMVKQDKGHHNDHHAYAPNFPISIAAGESQESEAGAVAENEPERNIVDRNNSSHKPARRYRTKSSSDDFDP